One segment of Urocitellus parryii isolate mUroPar1 chromosome 5, mUroPar1.hap1, whole genome shotgun sequence DNA contains the following:
- the LOC113194663 gene encoding large ribosomal subunit protein uL23-like codes for MTTEKTNSVQKCKSATPTRVKEASAPSKDKDKSRVLKAKKAVKTCPRSPHTQVSCLLAAQDTISSRGSPEVLPRAPLGETIQLHYYAIPNFSLTTASAKKTTEDNTLVLTVDVKSNKHQKFYVTDVAKVNTLMA; via the exons ATGACAACAGAAAAGACCAACTCTGTGCAAAAGTGCAAAAGTGCCACTCCTACTAGAG tgaaggaAGCTTCTGCCCCTTCcaaagacaaagacaaatcaAGGGTTTTAAAGGCCAAGAAGGCAGTTAAAACCTGTCCACgctccccccacacacaggtTAGCTGCCTTTTGGCAGCCCAAGATACCATATCTTCCAGAGGCAGCCCAGAAGTCCTCCCAAGAGCGCCTCTAGGAGAAACAATCCAGCTTCATTACTATGCCATCCCTAATTTCTCTCTGACAACTGCATCTGCCAAGAAGACGACAGAAGATAACACACTTGTGCTCACTGTGGATGTCAAGTCCAACAAGCACCAGAAGTTCTATGTCACTGATGTAGCCAAGGTCAATACTCTGATGGCATAA